CCATTGATGTCACGAAACCCGAGCGCCAAAACTGGCGCGAGATCCTGCCGCAGACCGAGGACAAACTCGACGGCATCTCCATCGTGGGCGGCCAGATCCTGGCGGAGTATCTCAAGGATGCCCGTTCCGACATGCGCGCCTTTGATTTGGAAGGGAAACTCATCCGCTCCATCCAGCTCCCCGGCATCGGCACCATCGGTGGGTTTAACGGCCGCCGCAGCGATACCTTCACCCACTACGCCTTCACCAGCTTCACCACGCCCGGGGCCATCTACCGTTACGACATCGCCACCGGACAGAGCAGCCTTTATCGCCAGCCGAAGGTGGACTTCGACGGCAGCCAGTACGAGACGAAACAAATCTTTGCCACCAGCAAAGACGGCACCCGCGTGCCCATGTTCATCGTCCATAAAAAAGGCCTGAAGCTGGACGGCAACAACGCCACGCTCCTCTACGGCTACGGCGGGTTTAACATCAGCCTCACCCCCGGCTTTTCCATCGGTCGCACCGTCTGGTTAGAAATGGGCGGCGTCTATGCCATGGCCAACCTGCGCGGCGGCGGCGAATACGGTGCCGACTGGCACCGCGCCGGGACGAAGCTGACCAAACAGAACGTCTTCGATGACTTCATCGCCTGTGCTGAGCATCTCCAAAAAGAAGGTTATACCTCGCCGAAAAAACTCGCCATCATGGGCGGCAGCAATGGCGGCCTCCTCGTCGGTGCCTGCATGGCCCAGCGGCCCGAGCTCTTCGGTGCGGCCCTCCCCGCCGTGGGTGTCATGGACATGCTGCGCTTTCATCTCTTCACCATCGGCTGGGCCTGGAAGAGCGACTACGGCAGCAGCGAAAAGGCCGATGAATTCAAGGCCCTCTACGCCTACTCCCCGCTGCACAATCTGAAGCCCGGCACCCGCTACCCCGCCACCCTCGTCACCACCGCCGATCACGATGACCGAGTGGTGCCCGCACACAGCTTCAAATTCGCCGCCCGCCTCCAGGCCTGCCAAGCCAAAGATGGCCCGCCCGTGCTCATCCGCATCGAAACCAGCGCCGGTCACGGTGCCGGCACCGCCCTGAAAAAAGTCATCGAAGAAACCGCCGACGAATGGGCCTTCCTGCATCAGGTGCTGGAGATGGAGTGAGGCTAGATGGGTCGTCAAAAACCCAGTAGGTTGACCGCTCGGCCAGGGTTCCGAGCAGAAAGAGGCAAAGGCGAGGTGACGGACTTTTTCGTCGTCGCCTTTCCTTCGTCGCGATCTGTTTGGATACTCAACCCATCCTCTCCTCACGCCGGAACTGCTCCAGCTCCTGGCGTAGCGGCTCCCAGTAAGCGCGATCCAGGGCCTTCTCTGCACTGACCTCGGCATCCAAGGCAGCGCGGAGGGCATCCATGTCCGGTGTGCGGGCCAGGGCGAGGAGCGGCCGTTGGGATTCCAGGGCGGCGGCCTGGGAGGGGTAGCGTTGGCAGAGTTCTTGAACCAGTTCGGGGGTTCTCGCCTCCGTCAGCCAGAAATGAATCCACTCTGGATCGGCATGTTCCCGGTTTTCACGATAGTGAATGGCAACCAGGAGTTCAATCATCGGCCAGTCTTTGCTGCGCTGGGTTTTCTTGGCCTTGACGAGATCAGGCACGCTCAGAAGATGGTATTCAGCCCCTGCGTCGTCACCATAGGTAGTTCGTCGCGCCCAAAGGGTAGCAAAATCAGGAACTCCACGCATCTGGGTCATCACATCCACCCTCAGCCCCTCAACTCCAGGGGCCTGACAACGGTAGTGGATGGCATGACCGCGCTTTAGAAAGGCAGGATCAAAACGCGGAATCGCAATGCGCTCTGCCTTCAGTTCTGCCAGGGCTCTGTGCAGCCGCTCATAGTTTTCATCATCTGCACAGAGGGCAAAATCGATGTCCTTGCTAACTTGCGCCGCGCCGTAGAAGACGCAGGCCTGCCCTCCCATGAGCAGCGCCTGGACGCCATGCTTCTGGATCATCAAAAGGACTTGTCGGATCGGGGTCGGGATCAAGGCTGCCTCCCATGGCTAAATATTGGGCGAAGATGATCTCGCTGCGCCGGAAACGCTCCAGAGGGGTGAGATCCACCCACTCCTTCCATTCGTCCGGCAGTTGCTCATAAGTCATCTCGCTATTCAGCGTACCATAGCGGGTAGAGGTGGCAAGGGAGGACTTGGGCGGGCCTCCATGCGGCTTTGCAACTGGATTTTGGTATTCCCGAATGGCAAAAGTAGTTGTGGCGAAGCGTGCTGGCTGGATAAGGTGAGGAAATATGGCCTCGCTCAATAAAGTCATGCTCATCGGCAATCTCACCCGCGACCCGGAGGTGCGTTACACCCCCAAGGGAAGTGCGGTCTGTGACATGGCCATTGCCGTCAATCGGCGTTACCTCACGGAAAGTGGCGAACGCCAGGAAGAAGTGACTTATTTGGACATCGTCCTCTGGGGCAAGCAGGCCGAGCTGGCAGGCCAGTTCCTGGCGAAAGGCCGCTCCGTCTTCATCGAAGGCCGTCTGCAGATGGATACCTGGGAAGACAAGGCCACGGGCCAAAAGCGCAGCAAGATCAAGATCGTGGCCGAGAACATGCAGTTCCTCGACAGCAAAGGCGGTGCCCCCGGAGGGGGTGGCGGCGGCGGTGGTGGAAACTATGCAGGCGATGACGAGGGCTACAGCGCCCCGGCACCCCAGCAGCGTCGCCCCGCAGGTGGCGGTGGTGGTTACGGTGGCGGCGGCAACTCGGGAGGAGGAGGCGGTGGTGGTTACCAGCGCCCAGCCGCACAGCAGCAGCGCCCTCCACAACGCCAGGCCCCGGCCCAGCAGGACGACTTCGGCGAAGGTCCCATCACCGATGGGATGGAAGACGACGACATTCCGTTTTGAGTCAGACCGGGGCCACACGCCTCGTTTTCACCTTCGAAACTCCCGCAGTGCGCCAACTTTGCGCATCAGAGGGCCATGTTTGGCCTGGGCTTAGGAATGGTCAACGCCATGCGTTGAGGCAGGTAAGGCGGCACATTCAACCCGTGCCGCATCCACCCTGCCGCCATGAAATCCCTGCTGCCCATCCTGCTCCTCTCTCTCGTCAGCCTCACGGCCGTCTTTGCCAAAGGCGGTCCACCCATCAATGACCTTTGCCCCGTGGATGGCAAAGCCGCCCGTGTGATCTACCGGGTTTTTGAAGACAAGGGCACCATCATCTTCTGCTGCGCCTCCTGCCTGGACGACTACAAGAAGAATCCCAATCGCTACAAGGTCATCCCCAAGGTGGAGAAGTAGAGACATTGCTTGCATTTCGGCGTGGCTTCGGGCTTGAATCACGCCCTCACTCCGAAATGCATCCTGAACCCGTCGCCCCCTCACGCACTCCCTGGTACCGGGTCCTGTACATCCAGGTGCTCATCGCTGTGGCGGTCGGTATTGCCATCGGCCACTTTTTCCCGGAGCACGGGAAGGCCCTGGAGCCCCTGAGCAAAGGTTTCATCAGCCTGATCAAGATGATGATCGCTCCGATCATCTTTTGCACCGTCGTCCACGGCATCGCCTCCATTGGCGATGTGAAAAAGCTGGGACGGGTGGGCGGTAAGACCTTGCTATATTTTGAGATCGTTTCCACGCTGGCCCTGGTCATCGGCCTCATCGTGGTGAACACGCTGCGGCCCGGAGACGGCTTCAATGCGGACCTGACCACCCTGGATGCCAAGGATGTGGAGACCGTGCAGGGGTATGCTGGACAGGCCAAGAACCTGAGCACCACGGCCTTTTTGCTGGGCATCATCCCGAAGACTTTTGTCAGTGCCTTTACTGAGGGGAACCTGCTGCAGGTGGTTTTTGTGGCCTTGCTGGCGGCCTTTGCCATCGCGGGCCTGGGTGAACGCGGTAAGCCCGTGCTGCATGTGGTGGATCAGGCCAGCGACCTGTTCTTCGGCATCATGCGCATCGTCATCAAAGTGGCACCTTTGGGGGCCCTGGGGGCGATGGCGCATACCATTGGCAGTTATGGCATCGGCTCATTGCAGCAGTTGCTGAAGCTGATGCTGGGTTTTTACCTCACCTCGGCGCTGTTTGTGGTGGTGGTGCTGGGGCTCATCGCACGGGTGGCTGGTTTTTCCATTTTCAGGTTTCTCATTTACATCAAAGAAGAACTCCTGGTGGTGCTGGGTACCAGTTCCTCTGAAACGGTGCTGCCCCAGATGATCCAGAAACTGCGTGGCCTGGGCTGTGCCCCCTCCACGGTGGGGCTGGTGATCCCCACCGGTTACAGTTTTAACCTGGACGGCACCAACATCTACATGGTGATGGGGGCGGTGTTCCTGGCCCAGGCGACGAATACACCGATGGATCTCAGCCAGCAGATCGCCCTGCTGGCTGTCGCGATGGTGACTTCCAAGGGAGCCAGCGGGGTGACCGGAGCGGGCTTCATCACACTGGCAGCCACACTGGCGGCTGTGCCGAGCGTACCCGTGGAAGCGATGGCACTGATTCTGGGTATCGATCGATTCATGAGCGAGTGCCGGTCCCTGACCAATCTGGTGGGCAATGGCGTGGCCACAGTGGTCATCAGCCGCTGGGAGGGCGAGGTGTCCGCCGAGGCGCTACAGGCGAATTTACGGGAACCAATTCCCCCGCCGCCGCCGAATGCATAAGGAGGATGCGAGACTTCCCTGTTTCACTGCTTGCATCCCCCGGCACCCAGGTGCCACTTTGTCTCATGGCCGCCCGTCACCTCAGGTACACGATTGCGCTCATCATGGCTCTTACAGCCATGCTATCGCCCCATTTCCTCATGGCAGAAAACCTACGCATCGGCATCGTCGGCCTGGATTCTTCCCATAGCGAGCAGTTTACCCTGCGGCTGAATGACCCTGCCAATCCCAGCCACATCCCTGGCGCACGTGTGGTGGCGGCCTATGCGGGAGGCAGCCCAGACCTGCCTGAAAGCGCCAACCGTGTGGCGGGCTTTACGGCGACCCTGAAGGACAAATATGGGGTGCAGATCCTGGGCAGCATCACCGAGGTCTGTGCCGCCGTGGATGCGGTGATGATCCTGAGCGTGGATGGCCGCCCACACCTGGCCCAGGTGCGCGAGGTGCTGCTGTCTGGCAAACCTTTCTTCCTCGACAAACCGGTGGCTGCGAGCCTGAAGGACATCGTGGAAATCTACAAGGCAGCCGAAGCTGCCAAGGTGCCGTTTTTCAGTGCCTCGGCCATGCGCTGGTACCCTGGCGTGATTGAGGTGGCCACGGCGGAAACCACCCCTGCCCTGGCGGCCATCTCTTATGGCCCGGCCCCCATTCTGCCCTTTCATCCGGACCTTTACTTCTATGGCATTCACCCGGCGGAGGCCCTGTTCACCGTCATGGGCAGCGGCTGCCTGGAAGTGCGCCGCACCGCCAGTGCTGCCAGTTCCGTGGTCACAGGCCGGTGGGAAGGAGATCGCCTGGGCACCCTGCATGCCATCCATGCCCTGCCCATGGGATCCCCCAACTACAAGCTGACCCGCTTTGGACAAAAAGGCGTTGTCGAACAAAAAAACCAGGGGGACTACACCCCACTCCTGCGCGAGATCATCAAGTTTTTCCAGTCCCGGCAGCCGCCTGTCACCCGGGCACAGACCCTGGAAATCTATGCCTTTTTAGAAGCGGCTGAACAGAGCAAAAGCCAAAACGGCAAGCCGATCTCCCTGCGGGATGTCCTCCGCAAGGCCGGAGCTCCTGAAGAATGGCTGCCCGAGGCACCTCCAGCGCCCAAAAGCTAGACAGTCAGCGGGTATACGCTGGTCCCAGGACGGATTCCAAGCGTTTCCTGGGGTCAGATCCATGCAAGGGTTCCCACGACGGATGCCCCATTTTAAGGCC
This is a stretch of genomic DNA from Prosthecobacter algae. It encodes these proteins:
- a CDS encoding prolyl oligopeptidase family serine peptidase, with translation MSTALFAQPLPYPETRQDPAVSDDYHGTKVADPYRWLEDDNSEETKAWVTAQNAVTFPYLHQLPKRAELRARLEKLWNYERVGVPFEEGGRWFFNRNSGLQNQSVFYVTEDLEKEPRLLLDPNTLSTDGTTSLTETAPSPDGKFLVYGLSKAGSDWQEFRVKDIATGKDSADVLEWIKFSGASWAKDSRGFYYSRYPQPKEGAALTEANKNQKVYFHKLGTPQSEDRLVYERPDQPDWGLHAYVTDDGHYLTFSVTEGTDPKKRIFYQDLTQPEAKVVELLNDFDAAYSFVDNVGPVFYFHTNLDAPRYRVIAIDVTKPERQNWREILPQTEDKLDGISIVGGQILAEYLKDARSDMRAFDLEGKLIRSIQLPGIGTIGGFNGRRSDTFTHYAFTSFTTPGAIYRYDIATGQSSLYRQPKVDFDGSQYETKQIFATSKDGTRVPMFIVHKKGLKLDGNNATLLYGYGGFNISLTPGFSIGRTVWLEMGGVYAMANLRGGGEYGADWHRAGTKLTKQNVFDDFIACAEHLQKEGYTSPKKLAIMGGSNGGLLVGACMAQRPELFGAALPAVGVMDMLRFHLFTIGWAWKSDYGSSEKADEFKALYAYSPLHNLKPGTRYPATLVTTADHDDRVVPAHSFKFAARLQACQAKDGPPVLIRIETSAGHGAGTALKKVIEETADEWAFLHQVLEME
- a CDS encoding single-stranded DNA-binding protein; this translates as MASLNKVMLIGNLTRDPEVRYTPKGSAVCDMAIAVNRRYLTESGERQEEVTYLDIVLWGKQAELAGQFLAKGRSVFIEGRLQMDTWEDKATGQKRSKIKIVAENMQFLDSKGGAPGGGGGGGGGNYAGDDEGYSAPAPQQRRPAGGGGGYGGGGNSGGGGGGGYQRPAAQQQRPPQRQAPAQQDDFGEGPITDGMEDDDIPF
- a CDS encoding dicarboxylate/amino acid:cation symporter, producing the protein MHPEPVAPSRTPWYRVLYIQVLIAVAVGIAIGHFFPEHGKALEPLSKGFISLIKMMIAPIIFCTVVHGIASIGDVKKLGRVGGKTLLYFEIVSTLALVIGLIVVNTLRPGDGFNADLTTLDAKDVETVQGYAGQAKNLSTTAFLLGIIPKTFVSAFTEGNLLQVVFVALLAAFAIAGLGERGKPVLHVVDQASDLFFGIMRIVIKVAPLGALGAMAHTIGSYGIGSLQQLLKLMLGFYLTSALFVVVVLGLIARVAGFSIFRFLIYIKEELLVVLGTSSSETVLPQMIQKLRGLGCAPSTVGLVIPTGYSFNLDGTNIYMVMGAVFLAQATNTPMDLSQQIALLAVAMVTSKGASGVTGAGFITLAATLAAVPSVPVEAMALILGIDRFMSECRSLTNLVGNGVATVVISRWEGEVSAEALQANLREPIPPPPPNA
- a CDS encoding Gfo/Idh/MocA family protein, whose translation is MAARHLRYTIALIMALTAMLSPHFLMAENLRIGIVGLDSSHSEQFTLRLNDPANPSHIPGARVVAAYAGGSPDLPESANRVAGFTATLKDKYGVQILGSITEVCAAVDAVMILSVDGRPHLAQVREVLLSGKPFFLDKPVAASLKDIVEIYKAAEAAKVPFFSASAMRWYPGVIEVATAETTPALAAISYGPAPILPFHPDLYFYGIHPAEALFTVMGSGCLEVRRTASAASSVVTGRWEGDRLGTLHAIHALPMGSPNYKLTRFGQKGVVEQKNQGDYTPLLREIIKFFQSRQPPVTRAQTLEIYAFLEAAEQSKSQNGKPISLRDVLRKAGAPEEWLPEAPPAPKS